The Bos indicus x Bos taurus breed Angus x Brahman F1 hybrid chromosome 9, Bos_hybrid_MaternalHap_v2.0, whole genome shotgun sequence genomic sequence AAAATACAATGTAATGGAATTCAACAAGTGACCCACTTTAAAAAAGCTCACAATAACTACTTGTGTGCGAAGTCAAAGAGAAGTGCTGTTTCAGCATTACAGACTTATTCTGGCTTAAAGAATGACAGTAAAATAACTAGATGTGTGAGACTGCAAATAAATCACTCTGTAAGATTCGTTGGTACACATACATCTCAaagataataaaactgaaaaaacctAAATTCATTATATTATAAACAATACATTTTTCCAGAGAGAAAATGATATAGGTAGGTTTCCCAATAGACCATGAATCCACATAACTTAAATATAGCTGAAAGAGTCAGTACTTTGTTATCTCCACCAATAAAATCAGGAATTGGCCTAAACCTCTAAGATATTATATATCTATGACATATGATTCTAGAACTCTGATTTTCACAGGGcttcagaaattatttgcaaatatttcaagaagaaatgtaaaagacACATATTTTCTTTGTATCCCTCAGTATCTGTAAACTTTGAAGGAGTCAGTGTTGGGGTTGTAAGCACAGGGAGAGGAGTGAGTACACCTtgtaaacataaaacaaattatGTTTAACATCTATGTTAACATGAGTTTGTAttccaaacagaaaaaatattagcaaattccTTGATTAAAATTCTCCTAATTAGCTTCACATTAAACTATGATTTATTAAGATCAGGCAACTCTTCAGGAGAATTACCACTCTGGGCACTAATCAGCCAGAAGTTGTACTTATGTTtggattttaattttgctttattaaGAAATCatgcttgggaattccctggaggtccagtggttaagacttggctcCTTCACAGCCGtggactgggttcaatccctggttgggaactaagttTCCACAAGCtgagtggcatggccaaaaaaataaagtaaaatgaaattacTTCTTCAATATTGAGACATCTGGGAACaagttcatttaaataaataaacattcatGCTTAAGGAAGCTCACTGAGTATTTATTCTTGGCAGGTATGTTAACCAAAAAGCATGCCTTGATAACTagttaggaaaaggaaaaacgtGTGTGTTTAACAATTTTGAAGACTAGTTTCAAGGCCTCTGAGAAGAAATTTTTATTCTATcacatacaaaataaattttcttttctaaaaactaacatttcctaaatatttctattataaaGATGTATTGCTCAGTGACGCACTGCTGAAGAATGCCATGCCACTGTCCCTGCTGTCCTAGACTGTCACATCACCAATAAAACTTCTTtggcaattaaaaaatacaaatatcttcAGAGGTCTATGTAGCCCCCCAAGCGCACCCAGATGATTTCAGTCACATTTCATAAGGGGAAAGCAATCTTTAATCCCCCCCCCCAAGAATAACAgacactttaaaattaaaatcacgcCTTTGGGTAGCACTTGGGGTTTAGCTCTGCTCCATCAGATTCCTTTATTCCCAACAGAATAGCACTTCCACTTACTGGCACCTGAAAATACCTCAATCTTCCTTCATTTAAAATTCAGCTGGGTAGAAAGTTTTGAAAGTGGTTCTGCACATAGGACCGAAGATGACTTCAAATTTGCTATATTGAAAGCACCCTTTAGCTGAAAGCTACTGAAATAACATCCTTTTAGAAATTCTAAGATGTACCATGAAGAGAAATCTCTTATTCAAGAATAAAATCAAGAATTTCAAGACtaaattaaaaattgagatgCAATTAGAGTCTACCTGACCAACAGATTTCCTGTTCTAGCCCACACGCACCTCTCCCGAGGAACCGCAAACCAGTACTCCGGTTGCTTTCTTCGTTTGCCATACTGCTGAACCATGGCTGTTGTGTGAGTGGCAAAGGATTTCCTCATCGGTTTTCCCACTTTAATGCATAGAAACATGGGTGgagttttgcttttctcttcttttgaagGAAGTATATCTGAatcacacatgaaaaaaaaaaactccattattaataatattggTGATACTGAAATATTTCAACTTACAAAGAATTTCCAGTCCCCTCTTAGTGGTGGAAAGTCAAAACATATGGCATAAATATCATATAACATGATCATGTTAGGTTAGGACTAACTAAATCTTTCAGACCTTCTTAAGCACAAAAGGTGAAAGTTCCGGATGTTTCATGTTGGTCTACATCACATGAGATGCTACAAACTAGGAATAAGGATAAAAACCAACACCACAGCAAAGAGTAGAGATTTGTGACAACCCGAAAGAATACATATCAATGAATGGTACTGAGGACCACATCATACCACAATGCCATTCAGTTTAAAACTGAAATACCTTCAAAAAccaaagtgaaaatggaaaagtcccttgaaagattaaaaaaaaaaaaagcacactacTTTCATTATAGAATTCTGTGTCATAGTTCAATGTTCAAAATAGATACCATATATTGCTGATTCTTCCCAATTACTATTGACCCTTGAATAACACAGGGTTTAGAGATGCTGACACTTTTGCAGTTAAAAACACACGTATAACTTTAGAGCTGTCTCTCCATATCCCTCCTCCATAGATTCAACCAACTACTGATGGTGCAATATTGTATTTCaaatttattgggaaaaaaatctgtacaCAAGTGGACCTGTGCAATTCAAACCCTTCTGTGTACCAATAAAGATATGCTCCATTGAGGAAACATTGTTCTCAAATAACTGTACTACTTTTACTATTGCATGTGCAAATTTTAGAAAGGCAactatacaggcataccttggagacaTTGTGGGTTTGGTCCCAGACTATCaagataaagcaaatatcacaatcaAGTGagtaacacaatttttttttggtttcccagtgcctaTAAAAGTTGTTTATATTatattgtagtctattaagtgtgcaatagcattatatctaaaaaaaagaGTACAATGTAATTAGAGAAtcctttattgctaaaaaaactGTTAACCACCATCTGAACCTTCAGGGGTAATATCTAAGATCAgtgatcacagatcaccacaaatataataatgaaaaagtctgaaatattgcaagaatgaCCAAAATGTGAAACAGAGACATAAAGTAGACAAATACTGTTGGAAACAGGGCGCCAATGGTCTTGTTTGATGCGGGGTTGCCACAggtcttcaatttgtaaaaaaaaaatgcagtttctgTGAGGCACAATAAAACAAGATATGCCtatagaacagaatagaaagaaattaaaaatggctTACCTTCAATGGGTACCTGAATTTTCTTTAATAGCCATAACTGAATTTCAGATTTATTATCCATTTGTGCACCTTGGCAGCTGTTGTCCAGAGTAGATTCCAAAGAGGAGTGTGGATACTCTTTATTCATACTTTCTTCTGTAGAGGAGCTCAGTTGCAACGGAAGGGGTGCTCTCGCTTTCGCCCAGGTTTTATCTGGCTCTTCCTTGCCCTCAGTCGGGGGATCACCTGTCTGGGGAAGAGAACTACTAAGGGTAATGTCTATGCCCACTGGCTCAGTACTTTTGCCATCGCTTAGCTCTGCCTTCTGCACGTTATCAGGTAACTGTGACCCTTCTTTGTTCTTATTAAGGTAATATTCAATGAGTTTGACTTTATCTAGATCTTCATGTATGTTCAGCGTGTTTTCCACCTGGCTTTCTGGGGACCCAGACTGCTTGTCCACCTCTGGCATTATATCTTGTTTCTCACAGGTTTTTAAGTCTAGGGCTCCCTTCAGTTCAGCATCACACTCTGTTCCCGAAAAGTTCAGGGCTGACTGAATTTCCGTAGTAGAACTGCTTACTCGTGATTTAGTCTTCCTTAGTTCCTCTGGGTCAAGAGAAAGGCACTCCTTTGAGGTGTCTCTTTTGTCCATTCCACCTTTAGTTTGAGAAGAAAGCTCTTCCAAGTCAACGAAGTCATCATCTTCCCCTAAAAGAGAATTTTCTTTGGCTATAGATTCAAACGCAGTGTCAGAAGGCTCCTTGCTGACGTTAGCTACTGGGGTAGATTGCTGGGTTGCCTCTGCAGAGGATTCCAGTTTCTTTACCCTGTCGGACACAGAGCTGTCTGAGGGCTTTGTTTCTATGTATTCCGTCGACTTCTCTGAAGGTCCTGTCGATGTGGAATCCGAAGTGATGGTTCTCTCTCCGATCTGCTGCCGTTTTTCTTTGTTGAGAGATTTGAACTTACTGAATGGGTTGATATCCTTTTCTGAAGCCAGGTCTTCCCATTCTCCAGGCCTGTACAGAGGACAAAGATCCTGAGGTAGGTCACTGCAGGGGGAAAAATGGTGGGTGCACAtggaatgttaaaaacaaaacccaaagcaaaaggatgaaaggcaaaaaaaaaactaaaacaaaatccaaccaaaaaaccaaaacataaatatACCACaacttaaatttatgtttaaaggACTTTaaagcaaggaaataaaatcaagacattgacttcaaaatgaaaaataaaatcaaccataAAAAGTGGCAAAATAAAGAACCATGAGAGTTGCTTGCATATCCTATTAGAAGCAAATGAATGGTATTTGAGGTCATTTATGAACATGGAGATGTCACCCACCagatttttaatgatgaaatCAAGTTTCTGATTttcatgaaagacaaaggagagtgAATGTTTTAGTACTATGTCTAAAATTCCTTAGACATTCAaggcttttccttttttcataaaATAGTACATAAACCAACTACATTACTTCTGAATGGCTCATTGACCAAGTGGCTACTCATTTAACTGCTTCATAAAGTAACTGACATGGAACCATAATTTTGGTTTCCTGGTTTAAGATCCAACACTTTCAAAAAGAGACATCCTTCTACTCCTAAAGGAGATACAAGAGGATTATTTCCCCTATTACTGCAGGTATATAGCACCAGCTccattttacagtttaaaattttatgaaaataagtcAAATGAGCTCTTACAACAATTGGTTTACATTTCttatctctttcattttattacaCTATCATTTTACTTTATGGCAATAAGCAGCTGTTTTATCAGCTGAAACATAGTTTCCTGGGACAGGGTCAAGTATTTTTCCTTAGTGACAGATGCTTTATTACCCAGATTTAGATTATacaaaaaatattgattaaacATGTTCTCCAAAGTTCTCCATAGTTTACTTACCTTACTGTCGATATGGATTAGAGCACAAATATaaaacccttttaaaaaataacatgtttggatttcagaaataaattttctaaaaaggcTAGATCATATTCAGGTAATACTTTATTATCCTGGCTTTGAAATAATTATGACAATACTCAGTAAAGTCCTAGGAAGTTCAAGTTACAAGCCTGTCTCCCCAAAGTTACTGAATAAATCACTTGCATGGAGCATCCAGGTttttttccaatataaaataaaagcctATGTAACTGTTAGGCTCTGACAAATGCTTTAAGAGGCCTCTAATTCATAATTCATTTCAATTCAATAATCATTTTCTGAGCCCCTACACACCATATATGCTAAAAGACAATTGTGACAGTATCTCTGTTTGGAAGAAGCCTGCAGACACAAAAACGTTCTGCTCACCATGAGCATCTCAAGAGATGTTACAGATGCTTCAATCCTAGACTCAAGTATAATGTAGCATAATTTCCATTTTCAGACCCCAAATATAATTTGGCATATTAAAGACCAAAGTCAGTTCTGTAACAAAGAAGCCCAGCTTTTCACATACTTAATAAGCAAATTGATAAGCAAAATcatcttccaatgaacacttaagTCTCTTCCTCATCTCTTACTTCCCTGGCTAGCTTGACCTCCACAAAGAAAGCATACAACTGCACTCTAATCAGCCTTCTCTATTACCTTCTCATCTACCCCTCCCTTCTTGTTCTACCTAATCCAAGCCAGGATTAATTTAGccatctgttttgtttgttttgccttttttttttttttttttgtattgcagCTGCCAAGCTCTTCTGAGGCAACGTAAACAGTGATGTCAACTGGCTCTGCTGTTGATTAATGTTTTCTAGACTCAACCAGGGGCCTAATGATGACCAATAATCCCTTCAGTTGTTCCCTTCCTAGTCTCCATGGCAGCTGGAGCTACAAAATGTCTTGCACAAAGTATATAAGGCCTGAAGGTGAAGATCGAGAggttttaaacacacacacttttattatcttccaataaaaaaattttgtaataataaaaataaataataactattttCACGTGGCAACCAGATAATCTGCACTTCTTGTTTTAACATACAactttaaataatgaaatttaaactTTTCAACAGTTGATGGAATTCTGAGGTCAGTACCAAATTCATTTGGCACTGATTCTACTACCTCATTCTATTTTGCTCATTGATGCACATATTCTTCATTAGACTAAAAACGTCTTTAGATCCCTGCATCCACAGGAACAATCACTATACAACTCCAAAATAATTTCAGCACACTAGGAGCCAATTCTCaactcctccctctctccccagcttcagcattagcctTGGACCATGAAACACAATCTCACATTGAGAGAAATCTTTCTGTAAGGGTATATCTTCCCTATTACTAAAGGAACACTTAACATCCTTCCCTGAAGATGTGCAATAGAATTGCTCCATTAGAAGCCATCCCTGGGCAGGAAATGCCCCTAACTGCCTGGCCATCCACTTCCAAACTTAACTGTTTCTTTACCTGTGTTTGTCTTCTTTCCTCTCATCACcatgttcattctttcttttcaaaactaactctttcactccctttcctcttcctcattGAAAGATTCCAAGATGGCTGGACACTCCCTCACACGGTTCTCATGGAATGCTGTGTTCACGTCTATGTCTACAGTGCTGCTCAGGTACCACTCTTGTCTGCCTGTTGTACCCAGCAGATGGCGAGACAGTGGCTGTGACCCACTCGTCAACATATCCCAGCCACACAAGAGGCATACACTAAGATGTATTAGAACCCTCAATCTGCACGAATAGAAGATTCCCACAGAATAATGAAGAGTTTCAGACATGCACGGAAggttcaaataaacaacctataCATAGGCACCAGGCTGTTTTCTAAGAGTTTTGGTATATCAACCCTTTTAGTTCTTGTAACAGCTCTGCAGGCTAAAAAATACTattaattccattttacagatgagaaaactgaggctcaagattGAGTTACTCAGGAAGGTCGTGGAGCCACAGAGTGGCAGAAAACCCAGGCACTGTCATGCACAACTGCCTGGCCTGCTGTACTGCCTCCTAAAACCTCCCACTTAGACACTTCTGCCAGGACTCAGAGAGACCCCAGTGGCCATGCTTCCATGGTTCCTTCAGTGACTAGGCCACTGCAGGGTCTGGCAAATCAGATGCTAAGGACTGCAGAAgcccaggggagcctgctggCATAGACCCCTAGGGACTCTGTTTCTGGGTTAGTTCTCtagtttcctttcattctttttatgagtCCAAGGGGCTGGTTTCCCTTTCCACTGTTGAACCCACTGCTCTGTCTCTTGCTTCCTATCACTGAGACCTTCTAAAGATGTTTATACTGCTAACACATACACAGTATACAGAATTAGGCACACTGACAAAATGATAAGGAATCAGATTAGCTCTACAAGTGAATCAATTCTGAGTTTTCTTAAGCTGTTTCTTCATGGGgagcttcttttttttcaatcaaaaaaCTCAGTTTTAGAAGACAAAAGTAATCAGAACTAAAGCAATATCCACCTACACTTCAGAGACAAAATAAACTACTATTATTCTCTTTCACAACACTTACGGCAGTCTGCCTACAGGGCACTGCCTCTCCACCGTCCACTCAAATCTCTCTCCACAAAGGATTAAGGAAAGACACAAGCAGAAGAAGAATATAACTCTGCTTACCAATTAAACCAAATAGAAAATCCTGATTAACTCTTGATAGACAAATTCTTTCAGAGAAACTTCACCTATTCTTCCATAAATTAAGAACATGCATTCAGGAAAATAAGCCAAAGAAACAGCATTCTTACATgctggttttttaaattttctcatttgtgaatgTTCTACTCTTCCTTATTATTGactttatcatttccattttctcttttttctattttttaaaaatttaatacacaAATATTCTACCTTCAAACTCACCTCTACACAGTCTCTCCCACCAATGCCCTCACTTTTTAACTGCATTTAATTCTCCCAATACTCCCTTGGCTGGTAAACAAAGAAAGGTGTCTTACGATGGCAAGGCATCTTTGATCTTCATGTGGGAGATATCATTGTAGAGGGCGATGGAAACAACCTCTTCCATGGGGCAGATGAGGCCGTATTCCTCACACCCATTTTCAATGACCAGGGGATCGGACTTGTGAGGGTCGAACATGATGTTGTTAGGAGTGACAATCATGACGCCTCCGACCACACCCTGAGGAAAAAGACAGAACAGAGTCGCTACGGGCGAGATGCAATCAGCATAGCAGCTTTAGTGAACTCATGTTGCCATCCCATTGACTTCGTGAACCCCGGTATCTTACAGGACAATTGCAACCTTTCTACTGGAAAAACAGGCTGAAGAAATTGCATTGTTGGGTACGGAGTGCTGAGTCAGAGAAACAGACACACCTCGCTGTGGCCATCAGCTGAGGCTGGTTCGAGCATGGCTGCTCAATAGTACGGGGATCTTGGGTTTCACATGTATGTCTCAGATCCCCCAGTTCCCTGTTGGTAAAATGAGAAGGGCTGTCCCAGGTGGTTTCCTGATTGAGAACTGTGGACTTTACAATTCACTCAGCATGTATTCACGTCTGCAGCAAGTGCATGGTACTGTTCTCTGGGGGTAGCTATCTCAGTCTCAGTGTCAAAGAACACCCCTAACATTTTGATCTAAGATGCTCAGAAAGCCCACATTCAGCAAATAGGAATATGAAATTTTTACAAACAGAAGTGAATATATTCAAACTATGGAAACTGAAAGCAAAGAAcagttgggaattccctggcgttccagtggttaggacctagTACTTTagctgctgagggcctgggttcaattcgtgcttggggaactaagatcccacaagccatgtggtgtggcctaaaagaaaaaaaaagaaagcaaaaaaacagTAGCATGGTGGGAACTTGTCTGAAACTTTGTCGGTTTACATGGTAGACCATGTTGACCATGGGGATATTGTCTACCAGGCACAATAGGATACAAACGACTCCCTTtaggtaaattatttattttgatactcTTAATGAGTTTAGTGATCACCACAGCAAAAAGTTTTGCCTTTCAGACATTACTTATTCTTGGTTGCAAAAGTTTTTTCTACCACTGGAACCTAGCATTCCTATGAGCAAGGAATTCGCTTTATATCAACATTACCCCTTCTTCAGAGGCTCACTAAAAGTAGGTTTGTTTTTTATACAAAACACCAAcaagcaaaaaactaaaaaaattatataacagaCATTTTCATACTAGCATCTCTAGTGGCAAACAAGTTGATAACTTAGCATTTTCCAAGTCAAGTGCTAAGCTCCTTAAATGaatcatctttttttgttttaaattattttttaaaatgttttattttgcacTGGGGTATAACCAAtcaacaaacaatgttgtgagagtttcaggtgaagagcaaagggactcagccacacacatgcatgtattcattctcccccaaacctcccatccaggctgccacataacactgagctcTAGAGTTTCATGTGCTACATGGTACGTCCCTGTTGGTTATCATGGATTATCttttagttggagaaggcaatggcaccccactccagtactcttgcctggaaaatcccatggacggaggagcctggtgggctgcagtccttggggtggctaagagtcggacacaactgagtgacttcactttcacttttcactttcatgcattggagaaggaaatggcaacccactccagtgctcttgcctggagaatcccagggacgggggagcctggtgggctgccgtctatggggtcgcacagagtcagacacgactttatTCTTACTTCATACGAGGAAAATGGAAACTTAGGAAGTGTAAGTATTTTGCCCATGGTCTCAGAGCTAGTGGCAAAGAGCTGTAATTTAAGTTCAGCGACTCTGACTCTAGCATTTGCTGTTAAAACACATTCTATACTGTCTCCCTAAAACTTTACGGGCTAAGAACTAAATATAAGTGATAAACCCAAGATTGCAAAGAATCACACGTCCACTCAATGGTTACTATTCCCTTAATAAGTAAAATGCCAGGCATCCAAGtggaaaaaacaaatacacagtTGTGAAATCTTGCAGCTGAAACTTCAGGTAAGATATTTTTAAGTAGTCTACCTTTGGTAATTTGGAACTGGTTTAGTTTTCCACAgattctaaggggaaaaaaaaccaaactgcATAACCATATACCTTTCCATCAGTGAAGTACCGgcaattcattttcaaaaattttaccaCTCCTGGCTCATCCTCTTCCGAAGTGGATGATAAGACTCTCTCGATGGGTTTTAAGGCCTTTCTTGCTAAGTCAGCATCCTTTAGAAAGCAAAAATTTCCACAAatagaaacacttaaaaaatattatttatttatatgaattCAGTTATTTAAGTTTCCTATAAGCAACCTGTTTTTATTAAACTTGAGTATTTATAAAAGGTAAATGTCTTCCATCCTTcaaaaataatcacccaagtcaaactaagatttttaaagcatatatatatgaacCTATAAAAATGCCCCATCACGTCTTTAGAAAATATCTTAAATGAAAGAATTCATATTGAACTCATTCAAATTCTGTAGAAAAAGGAGTAAAAGTGATACAAATAAACTACCGGCCTCACTGAGAGTTTAACTTCTACATAAACAAGACATGCATTTCTGCCTTTGAGACCTTAAATGTGAACTGGTTTCTTTTCTCAACTAATGACAAATTATTTTAACCCCACCTCTTCAGTGAGGGAGGGGAGTTTCAGATGAACTCCTGAGAAAAATAACGTGAgttattttctataattattcAAAAACCGGTGCTGATAAATATGCACTTCAGTGCAAGAGTGAAATACATACAGGCAGTTTATCATATTCTGCATCTGATGATGAAGGAGAGACAGTAGCACCAGGGCTGGATGATGATAACCTTAAGGTACTCGAGGGAAAGTTGGCATCTGGCACAAAGAGAACCTGAGAATGGGAAAGAAAGGCTAGGTGAGTCCCAAGAACCAGGGCAGCGCTCAGAGCAGTTTCTCTCCACACAGTATCACGCTGGGTGTGGGACGAAGACCTCATTGGCTTGCACTGAACTTCTGACTTACTCGGGGTCTCCCAGACTAATCTATGCAATAATATTCAGAGAGAGGAAAGTGTGCAGTGCAAAAGGTGTTGAACATACTGCAGGCGCTCACAGAAGAGAGAAAGGTGGGGGAATATTCTGCATAGGCTACGTGAAGCAGGCGGGTCCAAGTGAAGCCGTGGACCGGGGGATTTGGACAGGGAGGGAAGAGCCTTCCAGGGCAGGGTACGATAGTACAAGGGAATAGAGGCGAGAGTAGCATGGCATACTTCTAAATGTAGCACCCGTGTCAGGAAGAAACCGGACATATCCAGGCTTCCTAACTCCAAGCAGGCCCTGAGTACGAATGCATTAAGTCCTTATATGAAAAACCTATACACAGCAGCATCAATAATCTCAGTACCTTCTCTTCCATCACTGTTTGGGATATCTAAAAATCCCCTAACTTGGtgctgctggtggtaaagaatccacctgccaatgcaggagacacaaaagatgcaggttcgatccttgagtcaggaagatcccctggaagaggaaatggcatcccactccagtattcttgcctggagaattccatggacagaggagcctggcgggccacagtcgatggagccacaaagaatcagacacaactgagccactgagcccaTACTGCACTAAACTGCTTTCTTCTGCAAGATATTCTGGTCCCCGAAATGCTATTATGATTCTGTTATTCAACACTCTTTTAACAACACATGCTACATTCTTGCATTATatcaaatactattttaaaatgacCTCTAATGCTACAaaacctgtgaaagtgaaagtgttagtcattcagtcatgtccgactcttttcgaccccatggtgtgtccatgggattctccaagtgagaatactagagtgggttgccattcccttctccaggggatcttcctaacccagggacggaaccagggtctcctgcattgcaggcagattctttaccatctgagctaccataaTTCACAGCTAATCATGTAACAACTGTTCAATATTGTTACTGAACACTCTGCCCCATATTCTAGTcatatctctattttatttacttatttatttctgagagttatgttttattcagtgggaatttttaggacttaagcccaggagacagcatctcaagtaaccctgagagaactgctctgaggaagcaaggggagga encodes the following:
- the NCOA7 gene encoding nuclear receptor coactivator 7 isoform X3, producing MAARTHSGKEDASKVILEQDKCNIAVEEEYITDEKKKRKSNQLKEIRRTELKRYYSIDDNPNKTHDKKEKKMVVQKPHGTMEYTAGSQDTLNSIALKFNITPNKLVELNKLFTHTIVPGQVLFVPDANFPSSTLRLSSSSPGATVSPSSSDAEYDKLPDADLARKALKPIERVLSSTSEEDEPGVVKFLKMNCRYFTDGKGVVGGVMIVTPNNIMFDPHKSDPLVIENGCEEYGLICPMEEVVSIALYNDISHMKIKDALPSDLPQDLCPLYRPGEWEDLASEKDINPFSKFKSLNKEKRQQIGERTITSDSTSTGPSEKSTEYIETKPSDSSVSDRVKKLESSAEATQQSTPVANVSKEPSDTAFESIAKENSLLGEDDDFVDLEELSSQTKGGMDKRDTSKECLSLDPEELRKTKSRVSSSTTEIQSALNFSGTECDAELKGALDLKTCEKQDIMPEVDKQSGSPESQVENTLNIHEDLDKVKLIEYYLNKNKEGSQLPDNVQKAELSDGKSTEPVGIDITLSSSLPQTGDPPTEGKEEPDKTWAKARAPLPLQLSSSTEESMNKEYPHSSLESTLDNSCQGAQMDNKSEIQLWLLKKIQVPIEDILPSKEEKSKTPPMFLCIKVGKPMRKSFATHTTAMVQQYGKRRKQPEYWFAVPRERVDHLYTFFVQWSPDVYGKDAKEQGFVVVEKEELNMIDNFFSEPTTKSWEIITVEEAKRRKSTCSYYEDEDEAALPTLQPHSALLENMHIEQLARRLPARVQGYPWRLAYSTLEHGTSLKTLYRKSAALDSPVLLVIKDMDNQIFGAYATHPFKFSDHYYGTGETFLYTFSPHFKVFKWSGENSYFINGDISSLELGGGGGRFGLWLDADLYHGRSNSCSTFNNDILSKKEDFIVQDLEVWTFE
- the NCOA7 gene encoding nuclear receptor coactivator 7 isoform X1, translated to MDTKEEKKERKQSYFARLKKKKQAKQNAETASAMAARTHSGKEDASKVILEQDKCNIAVEEEYITDEKKKRKSNQLKEIRRTELKRYYSIDDNPNKTHDKKEKKMVVQKPHGTMEYTAGSQDTLNSIALKFNITPNKLVELNKLFTHTIVPGQVLFVPDANFPSSTLRLSSSSPGATVSPSSSDAEYDKLPDADLARKALKPIERVLSSTSEEDEPGVVKFLKMNCRYFTDGKGVVGGVMIVTPNNIMFDPHKSDPLVIENGCEEYGLICPMEEVVSIALYNDISHMKIKDALPSDLPQDLCPLYRPGEWEDLASEKDINPFSKFKSLNKEKRQQIGERTITSDSTSTGPSEKSTEYIETKPSDSSVSDRVKKLESSAEATQQSTPVANVSKEPSDTAFESIAKENSLLGEDDDFVDLEELSSQTKGGMDKRDTSKECLSLDPEELRKTKSRVSSSTTEIQSALNFSGTECDAELKGALDLKTCEKQDIMPEVDKQSGSPESQVENTLNIHEDLDKVKLIEYYLNKNKEGSQLPDNVQKAELSDGKSTEPVGIDITLSSSLPQTGDPPTEGKEEPDKTWAKARAPLPLQLSSSTEESMNKEYPHSSLESTLDNSCQGAQMDNKSEIQLWLLKKIQVPIEDILPSKEEKSKTPPMFLCIKVGKPMRKSFATHTTAMVQQYGKRRKQPEYWFAVPRERVDHLYTFFVQWSPDVYGKDAKEQGFVVVEKEELNMIDNFFSEPTTKSWEIITVEEAKRRKSTCSYYEDEDEAALPTLQPHSALLENMHIEQLARRLPARVQGYPWRLAYSTLEHGTSLKTLYRKSAALDSPVLLVIKDMDNQIFGAYATHPFKFSDHYYGTGETFLYTFSPHFKVFKWSGENSYFINGDISSLELGGGGGRFGLWLDADLYHGRSNSCSTFNNDILSKKEDFIVQDLEVWTFE
- the NCOA7 gene encoding nuclear receptor coactivator 7 isoform X2; the protein is MDTKEEKKERKQSYFARLKKKKQAKQNAETASAMAARTHSGKEDASKVILEQDKCNIAVEEEYITDEKKKRKSNQLKEIRRTELKRYYSIDDNPNKTHDKKEKKMVVQKPHGTMEYTAGSQDTLNSIALKFNITPNKLVELNKLFTHTIVPGQVLFVPDANFPSSTLRLSSSSPGATVSPSSSDAEYDKLPDADLARKALKPIERVLSSTSEEDEPGVVKFLKMNCRYFTDGKGVVGGVMIVTPNNIMFDPHKSDPLVIENGCEEYGLICPMEEVVSIALYNDISHMKIKDALPSPGEWEDLASEKDINPFSKFKSLNKEKRQQIGERTITSDSTSTGPSEKSTEYIETKPSDSSVSDRVKKLESSAEATQQSTPVANVSKEPSDTAFESIAKENSLLGEDDDFVDLEELSSQTKGGMDKRDTSKECLSLDPEELRKTKSRVSSSTTEIQSALNFSGTECDAELKGALDLKTCEKQDIMPEVDKQSGSPESQVENTLNIHEDLDKVKLIEYYLNKNKEGSQLPDNVQKAELSDGKSTEPVGIDITLSSSLPQTGDPPTEGKEEPDKTWAKARAPLPLQLSSSTEESMNKEYPHSSLESTLDNSCQGAQMDNKSEIQLWLLKKIQVPIEDILPSKEEKSKTPPMFLCIKVGKPMRKSFATHTTAMVQQYGKRRKQPEYWFAVPRERVDHLYTFFVQWSPDVYGKDAKEQGFVVVEKEELNMIDNFFSEPTTKSWEIITVEEAKRRKSTCSYYEDEDEAALPTLQPHSALLENMHIEQLARRLPARVQGYPWRLAYSTLEHGTSLKTLYRKSAALDSPVLLVIKDMDNQIFGAYATHPFKFSDHYYGTGETFLYTFSPHFKVFKWSGENSYFINGDISSLELGGGGGRFGLWLDADLYHGRSNSCSTFNNDILSKKEDFIVQDLEVWTFE